One Aegilops tauschii subsp. strangulata cultivar AL8/78 chromosome 7, Aet v6.0, whole genome shotgun sequence genomic window carries:
- the LOC120968255 gene encoding uncharacterized protein, whose amino-acid sequence MYPIAWALVDKETNETWDWFVSLLCSDLKVGDGSNYVIISDQQKGILKAVENWLPRAEHRNCARHLYANWRKTYREKEWQKLFWACAKASSPMLFNLARAKLAQETVEGARDVMKTDPHHWSRAWFRLGSNCDSVDSNICESFNKWIVEPRCLPAISMFEAIRVKIMARIEYQRTESDKWTGTICPTVLRKLKKSINASAYCHAVWNGEDLYEVTHREHRFQVNLEEWTCSCRYWQLSGLPCPHAISCIFFKTNNIDDYIDKCYSIEAFKKTYAFCLQPVEGRPAWPVSERPRPNPPGEIMMPGRRKKQRTREQQEKPRCATRVSKRGTKIRCSMCKLHGHNRTSCKARNGTGSSNRPMQQPPEQGQGPTRSKAPSAASKQPAASQTATSSQPPCASQGPDMIHYPGNILHARAALGRAKGRPLRKWLHLTQREGRQLEAAAGPTISSEIQLVCKEAPMSMLMYLPAILALELAAEL is encoded by the exons ATGTATCCGATAGCGTGGGCACTTGTAGACAAAGAGACCAATGAAACCTGGGATTGGTTTGTTAGCCTGTTGTGCTCAGACTTAAAAGTTGgagatggatcgaactatgttaTTATTTCTGATCAGCAGA AGGGTATTCTCAAGGCTGTTGAAAATTGGCTACCAAGAGCAGAGCATAGGAATTGCGCAAGGCACTTGTATGCAAACTGGAGGAAGACCTATAGAGAGAAGGAATGGCAGAAGCTATTTTGGGCATGTGCAAAAGCTAGTTCTCCAATGCTTTTCAATCTTGCAAGAGCGAAGTTGGCACAAGAGACTGTTGAAGGGGCAAGGGATGTGATGAAAACTGACCCACACCATTGGAGCAGGGCTTGGTTCAGGTTGGGCTCTAATTGTGACTCGGTAGACAGCAACATTTGCGAGTCTTTTAATAAGTGGATTGTGGAGCCTCGCTGTTTGCCAGCAATCAGCATGTTTGAAGCCATTAGGGTGAAGATAATGGCTAGGATAGAATATCAAAGAACCGAGTCGGACAAGTGGACTGGCACCATTTGTCCCACGGTACTTAGAAAACTGAAGAAAAGCATAAATGCCTCTGCCTATTGTCATGCTGTTTGGAATGGTGAAGATTTATATGAGGTGACTCATAGAGAACATAGGTTCCAAGTGAATCTAGAAGAGTGGACATGTAGTTGCAGATATTGGCAACTATCTGGTCTTCCATGCCCTCATGCTATATCATGCATTTTTTTCAAAACCAACAACATAGATGATTACATTGACAAGTGCTATAGCATAGAAGCATTCAAGAAAACTTATGCTTTTTGCCTTCAACCTGTGGAAGGCAGACCTGCATGGCCTGTGTCTGAGAGGCCAAGACCTAATCCACCAGGGGAGATTATGATGCCCGGTAGGAGGAAAAAGCAAAGGACTAGAGAGCAACAAGAGAAGCCAAGGTGTGCCACTAGGGTTTCTAAGAGAGGTACAAAGATAAGATGCAGCATGTGCAAGCTACATGGGCACAACAGGACATCATGCAAAGCAAGAAATGGCACAGGGAGTTCAAATAGACCAATGCAGCAGCCTCCTGAGCAAGGCCAAGGTCCTACTAGAAGCAAAGCACCATCAGCTGCTTCCAAACAGCCTGCTGCAAGCCAAACTGCAACAAGTAGCCAACCACCATGTGCTAGTCAAGGGCCAGATATGATACACTACCCAGGAAATAT CCTTCACGCCAGAGCAGCACTAGGCAGAGCAAAAGGAAGGCCACTGAGGAAGTGGCTGCACCTAACCCAAAGAGAAGGGCGCCAACTGGAAGCAGCAGCAGGTCCAACAATTTCTTCGGAAATACAATTAGTGTGCAAAGAAGCTCCAATGTCAATGTTAATGTATCTACCGGCAATTCTAGCGCTAGAGCTAGCAGCAGAGTTGTAA